One genomic region from Bacteroidales bacterium encodes:
- a CDS encoding acetylxylan esterase: protein MRTFLSFFVWLFILHPVSAQFVPNLDESKVVSYTLPEVLQLNNGKKIKSTSVWEKKRRPELLEIFSSQMYGRTPQQKLNAEHKVLAEEDNELGGTARSRQILFTFSNGGKSHTMQMLIYYPKNTLEKVPVFLVFGYGNESITENENVIPSPATQKRLEQNMGGLRRGRAKSRWPLSEIISQGFAIATVNISDLYADRKGMEAQEQSIMTIFDDYETTKDNPDFWRALGVWAWGMSRAVDYFETDDRIDVKKIAVMGHSRIGKASLWAGAQDPRFAIVFANNSGCGGDKLARRNYGESIGRITSVFPYWFCENYKSYDGRENEMPWDQHLLVALMAPRPVYIGSAEEDTWADPKGQFLGGSNAGPAYELYGKKGLGTDVMPPLHSPIMNDVGYHIRAGKHDVTDYDWQCFLTFAKKHFQMK from the coding sequence ATGAGAACATTTCTTTCATTTTTTGTCTGGCTATTTATCCTCCATCCAGTATCAGCACAATTTGTTCCTAATTTAGACGAGTCAAAAGTCGTCAGTTATACACTTCCGGAAGTACTTCAACTGAACAATGGTAAAAAGATAAAATCGACATCGGTCTGGGAAAAAAAGCGAAGGCCTGAATTATTAGAGATCTTTTCTTCGCAAATGTATGGAAGAACCCCCCAACAGAAATTAAATGCCGAGCATAAGGTATTGGCTGAAGAAGACAACGAACTGGGAGGAACGGCACGTAGCAGGCAGATACTGTTTACTTTCTCCAATGGTGGAAAAAGCCACACCATGCAGATGCTGATCTATTATCCTAAGAATACCCTGGAAAAAGTCCCCGTATTTCTGGTTTTTGGATACGGAAATGAATCTATTACCGAGAATGAAAATGTCATCCCTTCACCAGCGACACAGAAAAGGTTAGAACAAAACATGGGAGGATTACGCCGTGGAAGGGCCAAAAGCCGCTGGCCCCTATCGGAAATCATCTCCCAGGGATTTGCGATAGCGACGGTCAACATCAGCGACCTGTATGCCGACCGTAAAGGAATGGAAGCACAGGAACAGAGCATCATGACCATCTTCGATGATTATGAGACGACTAAGGATAACCCGGATTTTTGGCGGGCATTAGGCGTATGGGCGTGGGGCATGAGTCGCGCAGTGGATTATTTTGAAACAGATGATCGTATCGACGTAAAAAAAATCGCCGTCATGGGGCACTCACGTATTGGAAAAGCTTCGTTGTGGGCAGGAGCGCAGGATCCACGCTTTGCCATTGTTTTTGCCAATAATTCCGGATGTGGCGGAGATAAACTGGCCCGACGCAATTACGGCGAAAGTATAGGACGTATTACATCCGTATTTCCCTACTGGTTCTGTGAAAATTATAAATCATATGACGGTAGGGAGAATGAAATGCCCTGGGACCAACATCTGCTGGTGGCCCTCATGGCTCCGCGTCCTGTCTATATCGGCAGTGCGGAAGAAGATACCTGGGCAGACCCTAAAGGCCAATTCCTGGGCGGATCAAATGCAGGACCTGCTTATGAATTATATGGAAAAAAAGGATTGGGCACAGATGTCATGCCTCCCCTTCATAGTCCTATCATGAATGATGTAGGCTATCATATCCGAGCAGGCAAACATGATGTGACTGATTATGACTGGCAATGTTTCCTGACATTTGCCAAAAAGCATTTTCAGATGAAATAG
- a CDS encoding acyltransferase, giving the protein MNDPVSTKRQIDWLAILRGWVVLLVVVVHSPTSYFGPLEKPFEIFNDFFIFRMPLFFFISGFLLYYTKIRKNGDFSSIVKERFPRILIPYIFITLSVFAVKLVAELFMNIENPVDVSFTGIINMFIYPDNNPWSSLWFLHVIFIFFLCYPILKFTLRKTYTAVLTFALLVLLHYFFPEEVGFLGLSKIFKYFVFFYFGLLFSRFELHQYVKRIDVVILSILLIIGINFIRCDNYETIKYLLFPYSIAGITLSIFFAKLCEKTTPNLFSSFRKYYYQIYILGEFFQRGLLVVYKKYQTDDFSLLLLGFIPLSILLGIYGPVIVCKIAEKLNWKPLMKILGF; this is encoded by the coding sequence ATGAATGATCCGGTAAGTACAAAAAGACAAATCGATTGGCTGGCTATTTTGCGGGGCTGGGTGGTATTATTAGTAGTGGTCGTTCATTCTCCTACTTCATATTTTGGACCGTTAGAAAAACCATTTGAAATCTTCAACGATTTCTTTATTTTCAGGATGCCCCTGTTTTTCTTTATTTCGGGTTTTCTTCTTTACTATACCAAAATACGGAAGAACGGAGATTTCAGTTCTATTGTTAAAGAACGGTTTCCCCGGATATTGATACCCTATATTTTTATTACCCTTTCTGTCTTTGCCGTAAAGCTGGTCGCAGAATTATTCATGAACATTGAAAACCCTGTTGATGTCTCATTTACGGGGATCATAAATATGTTTATTTATCCCGATAATAACCCATGGTCTTCGTTATGGTTTTTACATGTGATCTTTATATTCTTCCTGTGTTATCCTATTTTAAAATTTACTCTTCGTAAAACCTATACTGCAGTATTGACGTTCGCACTTCTGGTATTACTTCATTATTTCTTTCCTGAAGAGGTCGGTTTTCTGGGTTTATCAAAAATATTCAAGTATTTTGTGTTTTTTTACTTCGGGTTGCTGTTTTCCCGGTTTGAACTTCACCAATATGTGAAACGTATAGATGTGGTCATCCTATCAATATTACTCATTATAGGGATAAATTTCATACGTTGTGACAATTATGAAACAATAAAGTACCTGTTATTTCCATATTCCATTGCAGGGATCACGCTCTCCATATTTTTTGCCAAGTTGTGTGAAAAAACAACGCCGAACTTATTTTCAAGTTTCAGAAAGTATTATTATCAGATATATATACTGGGTGAATTTTTTCAAAGAGGCTTATTGGTTGTTTATAAGAAGTACCAGACAGATGATTTTAGTCTTCTGTTGCTCGGGTTTATACCGTTAAGTATTTTGTTGGGTATCTATGGCCCGGTGATCGTATGTAAAATCGCTGAAAAGCTAAACTGGAAACCATTGATGAAGATACTCGGTTTCTGA
- a CDS encoding restriction endonuclease produces MSRSYMVVKASGEEEAFSVRKLRMSLRRSGADDQIIDEIVRDIESWLEDGVTTRKIYARAFSLLRRKKRVVAARYSLKKAIMEMGPTGHPFEHLVGQVFKHWGYEVKVGQTVEGMCVNHEVDVLFTGDKEQGFVECKYYNSGGKYANVQVPMYIRSRVNDIINKRELLPQFHGYVFHGWVVTNTRFTVDAEKFGICSGLNLMSWDFPKGNSLKENIEKYNFFPITVLTELTKSEKHQLLERGIVLCRQLKSQPEELHHIPGLDKRKSKRVMQEVIDLCNG; encoded by the coding sequence ATGAGTAGATCATATATGGTGGTAAAGGCCTCGGGAGAGGAAGAAGCTTTTTCGGTCAGAAAACTTAGGATGTCTTTAAGGCGGTCGGGAGCTGATGATCAGATCATCGATGAAATTGTCCGCGATATTGAGTCATGGCTGGAAGACGGGGTGACTACCCGGAAAATATATGCTAGGGCCTTTTCATTGCTCCGGCGGAAAAAACGTGTGGTTGCCGCCCGTTATAGCTTAAAGAAGGCAATCATGGAGATGGGGCCTACAGGACACCCTTTTGAACATCTTGTGGGACAAGTGTTCAAGCATTGGGGATATGAGGTGAAAGTAGGGCAGACCGTGGAAGGTATGTGTGTCAACCATGAAGTGGATGTGCTTTTTACCGGAGACAAAGAACAGGGATTTGTTGAATGCAAGTATTACAACAGCGGAGGCAAATATGCGAATGTCCAGGTACCGATGTACATCCGTTCACGGGTAAATGATATCATCAATAAGCGGGAATTGTTACCGCAATTCCATGGTTATGTTTTCCACGGATGGGTAGTTACCAATACCAGGTTTACCGTCGATGCCGAGAAATTCGGGATTTGTTCCGGCCTTAACCTGATGAGTTGGGATTTTCCGAAAGGGAACAGCTTAAAAGAAAATATTGAAAAATATAACTTCTTTCCTATCACAGTATTGACCGAACTGACGAAATCCGAGAAACACCAGCTTTTGGAGAGAGGTATTGTATTGTGCCGCCAGTTAAAGAGTCAGCCCGAAGAACTGCATCATATCCCCGGATTGGACAAGAGAAAGAGTAAACGGGTGATGCAGGAAGTCATTGATCTGTGTAACGGGTAA
- a CDS encoding cation transporter gives MMIKYDQPYKSIFHIPKMDCPCEENLIRMKLDGDNSVKHLNFDLATRTLTITHTGKVDSIAEKLASLNLGSRHRETTNAEELIPVDDHTRQRRVLLIVLAINFAFFLVEMSTGIISGSMGLVADSLDMLADALVYGMSLMAVGAVLSRKKKVALFSGILQIMLAVIGLMEVIRRFIGIEVMPEFRTMIGISLLALVANSICLWLLQRTKSKEAHIQASVIFSANDVIINIGVITAGLFVWYFNSNIPDLIIGIIVFLIVIRGAIRILKLAK, from the coding sequence ATGATGATTAAGTATGATCAACCATATAAATCTATCTTCCATATTCCCAAAATGGATTGTCCATGTGAAGAAAACCTCATAAGGATGAAGCTCGATGGGGATAATTCTGTCAAACATCTGAACTTCGACCTCGCAACAAGAACGCTCACAATTACTCATACAGGAAAGGTAGATAGCATCGCTGAGAAACTGGCATCTTTAAATCTTGGTTCCAGACACCGGGAAACAACAAATGCAGAAGAACTTATCCCTGTGGATGATCACACGAGACAAAGAAGGGTACTCCTGATAGTTCTTGCTATTAATTTTGCTTTCTTTCTCGTAGAAATGTCCACGGGTATAATATCCGGATCGATGGGGCTTGTTGCCGACAGTCTCGATATGCTTGCGGATGCTCTTGTTTATGGGATGAGCCTCATGGCTGTAGGCGCAGTCCTGAGCCGTAAAAAGAAAGTCGCTTTATTTAGCGGCATATTACAGATAATGCTTGCTGTAATTGGTCTAATGGAAGTAATAAGACGGTTTATTGGTATTGAAGTAATGCCGGAATTTCGTACAATGATAGGTATTTCTTTATTAGCACTAGTTGCGAACTCAATCTGCCTATGGTTGCTTCAGAGAACAAAAAGTAAAGAGGCACATATTCAGGCGAGTGTCATATTTTCAGCCAATGATGTGATCATAAATATAGGAGTTATTACAGCAGGTTTGTTTGTATGGTATTTCAACAGCAATATCCCGGACCTTATTATTGGTATTATTGTTTTCCTGATCGTTATAAGGGGAGCAATCCGTATATTAAAACTGGCAAAATAA